The Novipirellula aureliae DNA window ATCGCTGCTGAAACGAGAGAAGCCTGGGGGGGCTCAAAATCAGGGCTCGTCAGCAATCGGTATAGAGCAAGTTTTAGTCCCGATAGGGACGTCAGGCACCAGCCTTGGACGCAAGCCCCAGGTTCCAAAATTCGGTTAGGTCGGGAGTCGCAAAGTGACGGCAGATGTCCATGACTCCGTATTTCGTCTGACTTTCAAAACCTGTCGTCGCTTCGCGACTTCAAGACTTGTGGCTTCATCCAGTCCCCGGACTCGCGTCCGGAGCTACTATCTGTCGTCGCTATCGCGACTAAGCAAGAATGAAATATGCATTGCTGATTTGCACCGAAAAAAACAAATTTTGAGTACCCCACTCCCAGCCTTACGATTGCGGCCTGCTGATTTAATCGTTTAACGCTTAGCCGAAGGCGTCAGCTTTTCCATAAGCGGTCGCCTATGGCTTGGCGTTAAACAATAAGTCGAGTCAAACCGATTAAATCAGCAGGCCGATTGTGACGATATCGACGCAAACGGGAAATAAACCATGGCCACGTTTACAATCACGTTAAGCTGCAATCGTAACTCCTAACGGCAATATTGCCTTAGAAGCCGGTTTGCACGTCAACCTAACGATTACGAAACCCGCCCCCCACTTGACACCTTTAATGGCCGGTGTACTATGTTACTAGGTAACTAAGTTTCTGTGCCGAGTAGTGCATCAGGAGGTAGTGGGTATGTTCTTATCGATCGACGTTCACTCGGATGTAGCGATCTATTCCCAGATCGTTCGTCAAGTGAAATTCGCCGTGGCTGCGGGGACGCTCAGCCCTGGCCAGCTCTTGCCCAGTGCTCGAACATTGGCACGCAAGTTGGCGATCAACCCCAACACCGTCGCTCGCGCCTTTACCGATCTACAGAACGACGGCGTGGTCGAAACGCTCCGCGGCCGCGGGATGGTGATTCGCGATGATGCCGTCGCGATTTGTCGCCGCGAACGTGAAGAGGTTCTTGGCGAACGGCTTGGCGAAGCGCTCGCGGAATCTTGGCACGCTGGCTTGAATGCGAAAAAGATCCAATCGATCGTAGACAAGCACTTGAAACAATTGACCAAAACCAATCCTACGGTGATGGTTCGGATCGATGATGACACAGACGACAAGACAAGGGCGAAGGAGAAAGCATGAACCCCGTAATCACTGCCCAATCGTTGACGATGCACTTCCGCCGCTGTGACGCCCTTCGCGGTGTCGATCTGTCGATCGAACCGGGAACCGTTTTCGCCCTTCTGGGCGAAAACGGTGCGGGAAAAACGACACTGATCCGCATTCTGACCGGCTACCAGAAACCCACCCGTGGTTCCTGCCGGGTTTGTGACCTCGATCCGACTCGGGATCCTCGCGGAGTGCGTCGGCAAATTGGCTACGTGTCTGACTCGCCCGCCCTCTATGACTGGATGACCGTTGCTCAAATCGGCGGTTTTACGGCATCGTTCTATGATGATGCGTATCGAAGAAACTTCATCGATTCGATTGCAAAGTACGACATCCGGCCTGACCAGAAGATCCGCAGCCTGAGTAAGGGGCAACGAGCGAAGGTGGCGTTGTCATTGGCAGTCGCACACGATCCAACGCTGTTGATCATGGACGAGCCAACATCGGGCTTGGATCCGAAGGTACGGCGTAGTTTCTTGGAAAGCATGATCGACCGTGCGGCTACCGGACGGACTGTCTTTCTAGCTTCGCACCAAATCAGCGAAGTCGAACGTGTGGCCGATACAGTGGGGATCATGCACCAAGGGCGGGTCTGCTTGGTGGCACCGCTGAGCGAACTACGCGAATCGTTTAGCGAAGTGGTGATCGATGTGGAAGACCCTCTGCGGACGATGCCGCCATTGCCATCGCCAGCGGTCGTGTTGAGCGAAGAAACCGAAGGTCGCCAACGCGAATGGATCGTGCGAAACCTGACGCCTGAAATGATTCAAGCGATTCGTGAATTACCAGGCGTCATCGATGTTCGTCACCGCGTGGCAACACTCGAAGAAGTCTTTATTGCCTGCACGTCCGGGAGCTTGTCGGCGGAGACAGCGGAGGTGGCAACATGAGTACAACCACCGCTGCTTCAAGACCGAGTCGATTCAACACATGGCTAATCTGGAAAGACGTTTGCCAAGTCATTCCATTGGTCGTCGCACTACTGCTTGTCGTCGGAATCATCGTTGCATTTCAGTACTGGAACAGTGAACTGCGAACGTCCCAATTCTACGTATCGATCGAGTTGACGTTGCTCGTTCTTCCCGGCATTTTTGCCACGGGCGTGGGTGCGGTGATGGTCGGTCAAGAACGCGAGAACCGGACGATCGATTGGTTATCGTCGCTGCCGATCACGCCGCGACAATTGTTTCTGTCCAAAGTCGCGGTCGGTGTGGTGGGATTAGCAATCATGTGGTTGATTGCGGTCCTATCGGTCACGTTGTTGGTCGGTAGCGACGCGAACGTCTCACGGTGGCGTTTGACCAACACGACTCAAATCACGCAAAACCTAACGCCAATCAGTTTTCCATTGTGGATCATTCATTCGTTGTTCGTCATGTTGGCTGGCTTCTATACGTCTTGGCGAGTCAAGAATCAATTCTTTTCGCTCGTTGCCCTGATGGCTTTGGCGACCGTTCCCTTTTTGGCATCGATAGCCATCTCTGAATTCGGCACGCTCCGCGGTCGGGTCTATCCCGGAACCGAGTTCTTTGTGTGGTTGGGCGTTTCGCTACTGCTGATACCGGTATCTTTTCTCGCTGGCTATCGTCGAGCCGAAAAGGTGTTATCGCCTGCGGAGGCGACGACGCTTAGCCCGCTAAAGCGATTCCAAGCCCACTGGGTTGCTGCCGAGCCACCGACGTTTCACAGCGGTACCGCAGCGATCGTGTGGCAATCGATTCACTCGTCTTGGTTTCTGTTCCCGATTATCTTGGCATTAATGATTGGCGTCTTTTTTGACGGCAATAACGCCTGGAATCGAGGCCTCTGGTTTTCATTTGCAGGACACATCGGCATGCCCTTAGCGGTTTGTTGGTTAGCCGTTTCCGTTTTTAAGTTCGCAGGCACTCCCGAGCAACTGCGTTTTTTGGCCGACCGCGGCATTTCACCGACCAAGGTTTACATCGCTCGTCATGCTGTCCCGATCGCCGTGGTGGCAACGGGAATCGTTATCTATACCTTTTATGCAACCTATGTCCTCAGCAGCAGCGATGAACAACCGAGGCCCTCTGATTGGCCTAGCCTGTTGCAAGTCACACTGTCGTGTGCAGGAATCTATGCCGTGTCGCAGTGGATATCGCAACTGATCCGCACAACGACGATCGCGTTCATGATTGCTCCGCTCGTTGCGATCTCAGCCACCTACAGTCGCCTCTATCATTTCGTGCCGGATGTTAGGTGGCAAGTCTTTTTTAGCTTGCTGTTTGCATTGGTTCCGATGTTGGGCACATGGGCGATGATGCAGCGATACATGGATCGCCGCGATTCGCCTGGGAAGTATTTGATTGTCCCATTGTTTTTAATGCTCTTCGGGGTGATCTCAATCGCCACGATCTATATTGACCAATGGCACCTGATCGGCAGGGGCAATGAGGATGTCGGTGCGTTCACCATCTCGCAACGCGAGGCTCGGGACGGGGAAGGCAAGTCGGTCGCAGAATCAACGCCGACGTATGTATTGATCGAGTCCGAACAATTTAATGATGTTCCGCTAGAGTACACGAGTGAGTTTAAAAAGAAGACGGTGACTCAGCTCATGCAAGCCGATTTGATCGAGCCAGAAGATTTACTGACAAACCTTGAGCAACTTCGCGATGACCGGTCGTTGGCTGCGAAGATTGACTCCAATGCGTGGCAGGGATTTTTGATTTGGGCGACGCTTGAGCAAGTTAAATTTGAAAACGCGTCTGGTACTGAAGCCTTCGACGAGTTCGCTCCATGGATCGATACCGCATCGCTGCTTGTGGCGTCACTGCGCAGGAGTCACCGTTGGTTTGACCAAGAAGTAGCCGATCGCACCGAGATTTGGCTGGCGAGTTTGCTGTCGAGTGAAGCGATGAAGCCGTATCGCAGCGAGGCCGTCATCCAAACAACACTTGACCGCTTGCCCAGTCGTAGCGAGCGGAACCGGGTTCGCCGAACTGCGATCTTGGCCAGTTGGGCGACTTGGCCCTATACCGCGGAAGATAACTTCAAACGGGTGTATCGAGATGGCAATGAGTTGCTGAGCATCAATGGGTTGAATTTGGGTGGGATGGAGTTGATCGATGCGAAGTTAACCGAGAAATATGTTTGGATGTCCGATGCAGAGGCTTACCGCGTGGAACAAATTGCGACGGCGGCGTTGGCGGCGACGAGGCAAAGCGAGTTGGGGCCAATACCCCGCGACCCAAATCGACTTATGACTTGGTGGGAAGAAGTCCTTCATGACGCGACAGTCGCCAGTCTTGTTCCGGCCGAGATTGGGCCCTATTCCGCTCGCATGCGTCGTTTGCCAGCGATGATGACGATGGTGCTGATTCAAGGCTATCCAGGCGAGAAAATCTATCCAGCCCAGTACATCGCGATGCCTTGGGAAACGACGGTGGAATCCTTGAAGGAGAGCAAAGAATGAAAAGGACCAGCCGGTTTGACAAACGCTATTTGCTGTTGGTCAGCGTTCCAATTGCGATCCTAGCAAGCCTATTCGCAATCTCGCTCTTGACGGCTTGGAGCAGCCAACGGAAATTGGATCGCGGTCTACGTTTGGTGACCGGACTCGATGATGCGACCGCAGCGGATGCGCTCGCGGTTTGGTATGATTCCCACTCGTCAAAAGCGGAGACGTTGGAGTGGCGGAAAATGGAAACCGCTTCGATGGCTGTTAGCTATCTGTCGAACCACGTCTTTGGGGAGTACCGCTATCAATTAAATACGTTGGTGCCGCCCGGTCAACCATGGCCCGACGAAGCGAGGAACGAGCGACTGGTCGCCTTGGCTAAGCCGGTTGTCGATCGGCTGAAGGCCACACCGATGCCCGACGAACCGGTCTGGCATCCACTCTTCTATGAATCGTTTGCCAATCCGTTTCCCATTGCTGAAATGCCTGCCCCGTTGATGGCGGTACTTTGGCCCGAGATCCGCGACGCTTACTACAAAGGAGACACGTCGCGTGCGATTTCCGCGATTCGCTTGTATCTCGATCTGTTGGGCCCAAAATCGAATCGCTCCATTGAGCAACCCCTTTTCACGAGTTACGAACTCCACATGGCCATTCGCAATTCGCTCTCCGATGGCATTTGGTCCGAGGCAGAGTTGGTGGAGCTGCAACAATTGTTGACACCCGAGCATGATTGGCAGCGGATATGGGAAAGGCGCGTCGCACTTGACGCTTTGATCGTTTCTCCTTGGTTGCAAAATCCTTGGCGTCACGAACGGTTCGCACAAATTTCTCGGGTCGGCAACGGGACCAACGGCGGTTTGCAAGATGTCAATCGCTCGACTTGGGTACCCTCCGATTCGCTTGATGTGGTCATGAAGTACGTAGACGTGAAAGAGCTTGATGCGGAACCAGGAACCGCAGCGTTTCGTGATGCTGCCAACGCGCTATTCGTTTCTCGGTTAACGAACCCTTACAACATCCCCCCAGGCGGCCCAGCTTTCTGGCTAGATCAATGGCTAAAGTTGCCGTGTATGCCCAGCAGTCATTTAGACTCGAATATCGGTAGCAACCTATCGACCGAAGCACAGATGCTATTCTCTACTGCAGTCGATTGCCGATTTACACGCACCGCGATCGCCGTGAAACAGTACCAGATGAAGTCTGACAAATGGCCTGAATCGCTCGTGCAGTTAAAAAAAGTCGGTCTGCCGCTGCCGCAAACGATCGGCAGTTATGAGACACCGTTCTACTATGAAGTCGGCAAAGATTCGCAAAAAGTGAAACTCGGAAAAGTCCCAGTAACGTCGCACGATCAAGGCAAATCGCTGCAATATGATTTAAACTCGACCGTGATCGAGATTTCACTCCCGTGAGGCCGCAGAGTCAATCATGGCTTCGCTTCTGGTAGCGTCCATCGATTGGCTCGGTCCGACGTTAGATCCCGTTTTCCTGAGTCTCGTCAGTCCCTACAGTCCGAGCGCTGAAGTCAACAGGCCGTCCATCAACACAATTGGCTTTTTCGCGACAAAGATGCGGTCGCCGGGGTGCAGGGCGTAATCGGATTCAGGGAGGACCGTCTTTCCACCTTCGGACATCTTCACATCCAATTTCACCCCGCCGATTGTTTGCGGTGAACTGCGGTATAGTACCACTTTCACGCCGCCGATTTCTTCGACCACACCTGATTGCGTCAAAAGGCTGCTAACAAACACGCTGCGACCGTCCGCTGGTAGCGGCAGGACGCGTGATTCTTCGCGATTTCCGTCTACTTGCAAAACGATGGCATTATTCGCTGCTGCTTCGCGAACGCGTTGATAGACCGTTTCGGTCATCGTTTCATCGAAACCCTTGTAATCCGCGCCCGTGCTATTGGAGACATATTTTGTTCCGTCAGGCGACGTTCCGGCCCCTGGCAAATGGATGCCAGGCAGATTGAAGGAGGTGCATCCAGTGGCGAAGATCGTCAAAATGGCCATTGACATGACCGTCGTCAGGCCGCTGAGACGTTCCAAATTCGTGGGTCGTTGCATCACAAAAGTCACCGCTTCGAGTGGATGTGTAATTGTGCCGATTAGGCAGGATGTAAGGGGCATCGGCTTTTTCGACGCAAAAACATCAGCAAATCCTAAAAAAGTCGACAATTTCGTTGAAGAACCTGTGCTCAGACCCCCTTTTCGTCCTTCACGCCGAGCCATTCGATCGCTATATTGCCGCTTCGAATGAAAGCAACCCCAGAGATTGACTCGGAGATTACCTCTGGATTGAATGCCCGGGAATCGAACGTGAATCGATCTGGGCGTACCGATTAAGCAGCTATACCCACATCAGTGGCGGAGAATCAAAATGGCACGGCAATGCGAAACCTGCGGTAAAGGTGTCCAAATGGGCAACCGAATCGAAACACGTGGTAAGGCCAAATACCTCGGTGGTGTCGGTACGAAAATTACTGGCTGCACCCGCCGGAAATTCGTTCCCAACCTTCAAAAAGTGCATGTAACGATGCCAAACGGAACCAACAAGACAATGCGAGTATGCGTGCAATGCATCCGCAGTGGTGCGGTTCGCAAAACGGTCAAGGTCAAGCCATTTGATGTCAGTGGTTCGAAGAAATAACGTCATTCGGATCCGCTCATGGCACTTTCACCTGATGAAGTCCGCCGACTCGGCCTCCTCGCCCGCTTAGAACTGAGCGAGGAGGAAGTCACTGCGCTCGGACCACAAGTCGCGTCGATTCTTGATTTCGTCGAACAGTTAGCTGATCTCGATACCGAGAACGTCGAACCGATGACGACAGCTCTCGACGTCGACAACCGTTGGCGTGCCGATGAGCGTGTGGCTGGTTTGACGAACGAGCAAGCCCTGCAAAACGCTCCGCAACGGGACGATGACTGCTTTTTAGTGCCACCTGTTTTAGGGACGGCGTCCGTCAAGGGCGATAGCTGAGGCCGGATCGGCGTCATAAGGACTCCTTTGATCTCGTCTACCTTCCTTCCGAGTCCTTTCTCTATGCAGTACGGTTTCGAGAGCATCCTGCCGCCATTGATCGCGATTGTCTTAGCGATTCTAACACGTAGGGTTTTGCTGCCGTTGGCGACTGGCATCTTTGTCGGCGCGATTCTGCTATCACTCGGCAAGCCTGATTCACGTTGGTTTGACAGTTTCATTCTGTTTCTCACGTCGCTTGTCGATTCGGTTCGTGATGCGGACCATCTAAAGACGCTTGCTTTTACGTTGCTGCTCGGAGCGATGGTTGGCGTCATGGAAATCGGTGGCGGCATTCGTTCGTTAATTTATCATTTGTCCAAACGCATCCGCTCGCGCAGTGGTGCAAAGGTGATGATCTCGCTCAGCGGTTTGATTATCTTCTTCGACGATTATGCCAACACACTACTGATTGGCGGGACGATGCGATCGACCGCCGATCGCTACAAGATTTCGCGTGCCAAGCTAGCCTATCTCGTCGACTCAACCGCGGCACCGGTTGCCGGTTTGTCGGTGATCAGTACGTGGACGGCGATCGAAATCAGCTACATCGCCGAAGGGCTCAAGGCGGCGGGTATCGACGATTCCTCTGCCGCATTTTCATTGTTCTTGGAGTCGATCCCCTATCGCTTTTATCCGGTGCTAGCGATTGTGATGGTGTTTTACGTGTCAATCAGTGGCCGTGATTTTTCGGCGATGCGAAAAGCTGAAAACGATGCGATCGATTCGAAAGAGGACGTCTTGCCTGAAACTTCCCTTAGCGATCCCGGTAGCGATTTACCGAGCCGACTTTGGTTGGCTGCCATCGTGCCGATTGCTTGCTGCGTCGCCGCAATTGTGTCGGTGCTGGTTTTCACCGGTAAACGCGAAGCTGAAGTCGCGCCCGAGATGAGTTCTTTTCGAGCAGCGATTGAAATTATCGGCAGCGGCGATTCCTACTTGGCGTTGATCCTCGGTGGCGTTGTGGGTTTGGTGATGGCGGTGTGGATGCACCGCCTACTCTCCAACTCTAGCAACTTTAGAATGTTGGAGGGAACGGTGCGGGGCGCGTTGCAGATGATGCCCGCGATGTTAATCCTCTGGCTGGCGTGGGCGTTGGGGGCGATGACTCAAAGTGATGCTCTCGATACGGGAGGTTATCTGTCACGCATTTTGTCCGATCGACTCGCGCCGGAGTGGTTACCGGCAACCGTTTTCCTACTGTCTGGCTTTGTCGCGTTTTCAACCGGGACGAGCTGGGGAACGATGGCCATTCTGACCCCTTTGGCCGTTACCCTGTCGATTGAAATGGACTCGGTCGCTGGACCTGCCGGCGTGATCTGCTTGGCGACCTCGGGTGCGGTTTTAGCCGGAGCGATTTTGGGAGATCATTGTTCGCCGATCTCCGATACCACTGTGCTCTCGAGTCGTGCCAGCGGGTGCAATCATGTCGAGCATGTTCGCACTCAAATGCCATACGCACTGATCGTCGGCAGTGTCGCAATCGTAGCGGGCTGCATCCCCGCGGCTTATGGAGTATCACCCTGGATTTGTCTGATCGTAGGCGCGGTGCTGCTGTGGTTCATTCTACGGCTAGTCGGTCGCCCCCCCTGTGCCCCAGGCTTCTAGCCTGGGGGTATCCTGATCCCAGGCTAGAAGCCTGGGCCACGTGTGTTGGTCCCGTGTGGCCCAGGCTTCTAGCCTGGGGGCATCCTGCTCCCAGGCTGGAAGCCTGGGCCACGTGTGTTGCTCCCGTGTAGCCCAGGCTTCTAGCCTGGGGGGGATCCTGATCCCAGGCTGGAAGCCTGGGCCACGAGTGTTGGTCCCGTGTGGCCCAGGCTTCTAGCCTGGGGGTATCCTGATCCCAGGCTGGAAGCCTGGGCCACGAGTGTTGCTCCCGTGTGGCCCAGGCTTCTAGCCTGGGGGCATCCTGATCCCAGGCTGGAAGCCTGGGCCACGTGTGTTGCTCCCGTGTGGCCCAGGCTTCTAGCCTGGGGGCATCCTGATCCCAGGCTGGAAGCCTGGGCCACGTGTGTTGCTCCCGTGTGGCCCAGGCTTCTAGCCTGGGGGCATCCTGATCCCAGGCTGGAAGCCTGGGCCACGTGTGTTGCTCCCGTGTGGCCCAGGCTTCTAGCCTGGGGGTATCCTGATCCCAGGCTGGAAGCCTGGGCCACGTGTGTTGCTCCCGTGTGGCCCAGGCTTCTAGCCTGGGGGCATCCTGATCCCAGGCTGGAAGCCTGGGCCACGTGTGTTGCTCCCGTGTGGCCCAGGCTTCTAGCCTGGGGGCATCCTGATCCCAGGCTGGAAGCCTGGGCCACGTGTGTTGCTCCCAGGCTAGAAGCCTGGGCCACGTGTGTTGATCTCAGGCTAGAAGCCTGGGCTACGTGTGTTGATCCCAGGCTGGAAGCCTGGGCTACGTTTTATGGCAAGGTCCGAACGAGAGTCATTAAAGCGAACCCGGTTCCGTAGGGTTGATGGTAGTCATACAAGGGATAGTCCCACCAGGAACCGTTTTTTTCTTGTTTCTCCAGGATCAATTTCGCCAGGTTAGCCTGATACAAATCTCGTTCGGCTGCAGGCAACAGGTCAATGCATAACGCAGCATAGAAGTGACCAAAATAATAGAAGTACCCTGCGACCTGCATCCACGATTCATGAGGAACCGGCCGTTTTCGCCCGATATCGAGCCAACCATTGCGGGCATAAAGATGAGCCAGCCAATGTTTGATGACCTGGTTGCTAACTCGTTCGTCGCCCCACATCCGCAGGGCGGCGTTGCAACATTGCGAGCGTCCCAAACTGCCACCCGGGCGGTTGATTTCTCGCATTGGTTGGTATTGAAGGTACTCGCCGTACAAGTAGGTGAAGTCGGGTTTCTGTTGCCGCTTGGTCGCAGCAATCGCTCGTCTTACCAATCGGCTTGGCGGCTCGATCGATGCTGCCTTCGCTTCGGCAAGTGCCACCAGGCAAGCTCCATTGACAAAACTGATCGAACTGGCAGTCGGCTGATTGGCCTTGTAACGGAAATCGTAATATCCCCAGCCACCATCGACCGACTCATATCGCTCGAGCATGTCGAATTGAGACTTTATCAACTCAACGATTTTCTCGGTTTTCTCGTTGTCGTCTTTATACCGAGGAAGCATGCGTACGAGGGCCGAAATCGAGTAAGCGTGTCCCCAAACGTTGTAGATTGCGTCGCCCGTTGCACGGCGAAGATCGGGCAAATAATCGATCAACCACTGCTCACCGCGGCGGAGCGCCGCAATTGCCGCAGGATCGTCGGTCTTCGTTTCGATCAATGCAGAGATGCAAAGAGAAGTCGTAGCGGTACGAAACGCATCATGAGCACCAGGAACCGGTGCAAAGATATTCAAACCTTTTGTTCGGGTTGGTGATCCCCACGAACCGTTCTTATTTTGGTCTTCCACCAAGAACTGAATTCCACGCTCGATCGCCGCCCTGATTGCGACCTCGCTCGGCAGGTCTTGTGTCGGCAAGATAGGTTCCAAAGAGAAATCAAAGTCTCCGATACGCTCGGCGACTTTGCTAGATTGACCTGAGCCAATGTTGTCATCTGCTACTAAGTCGACCCATGGACCTGCCAGGAGGAAACCCGTCAGGAATAGAATGGCCGATGGAGGCAATCGTTTCACAGTCAATCAACCTTATTGTTCAGTTTCGAATGCCAACACACAATTCATCGTCGGCATGATTTTGGGCATCTCCGAATCCGTTTCGTCTTCGGATTGTTTGAACGTGATCACGCAATCAAACTTGCCGCTGGCGTATGGAATGTTGGCGACGGATTTGACTTTTCCCACGGCTTTAAAATTGGGAAAGCCAGTTGCGGTGATCTGACAAGCCTTCCCTTTTTGGACCAAGTGCAAATGCTTTTGTTCCAAATCGACTCGAACGCGAAGTTTGTCAGGATCAACGATGGTCGCGACCACTTGATCTTGGGATACCTTAGCACCTGCTTCCAAATTACTTGGTTTGCTGCCCAACTGACCTCGCGTTAATTCACCGTACAGTACGATACCATCGATGGGTGCTTTTAGAACCGAGGCACGACGTTCCGCTTGCAGTTTCTCGAGATTCTCTTTTTCTTTTTCGAATTGATCTCGCTGTTTTTGTCGTTCGATCGTACGTTTCTTTTTGTCTGAATCGTAAGCTTGCATTGCCTTTTTATAATTGATTTGAGCCAAGCTCAAGCTCGTTTTTTGGTTGGCTTCCGATCTTGGAATCGATTGTTTGATTGCCCGTTGGGTTTGGATTTTTGCTCCGTCGTACCGAAACTGGGCCGATTCGACAGCTTGCTTCGCTCGTTTGAGAACGATCTCTTCGGACTCTTCGGTCAGATCGTCTTCCTCGTACATTTGAGTCAACTGTTCAAGTTCTTCTTCTGCATTTTCAAGATAGGCTTGGGCCGATTTTAAGCTAAACTCGGCTGACAAGACCTGGCGATCCCGGTCAACTCGCACAAAGTTGTCATAGTCCTGCTCAGCCTGGGCCAAGGTTCGCTTCGTTCGAGCTCGCTCAATCTTTTGAGTCTCGAGAAATTGCTCGTAGTCGAATTCAGCCTTCTCGAATGCGATTCTC harbors:
- a CDS encoding GntR family transcriptional regulator encodes the protein MFLSIDVHSDVAIYSQIVRQVKFAVAAGTLSPGQLLPSARTLARKLAINPNTVARAFTDLQNDGVVETLRGRGMVIRDDAVAICRREREEVLGERLGEALAESWHAGLNAKKIQSIVDKHLKQLTKTNPTVMVRIDDDTDDKTRAKEKA
- a CDS encoding ABC transporter ATP-binding protein, giving the protein MNPVITAQSLTMHFRRCDALRGVDLSIEPGTVFALLGENGAGKTTLIRILTGYQKPTRGSCRVCDLDPTRDPRGVRRQIGYVSDSPALYDWMTVAQIGGFTASFYDDAYRRNFIDSIAKYDIRPDQKIRSLSKGQRAKVALSLAVAHDPTLLIMDEPTSGLDPKVRRSFLESMIDRAATGRTVFLASHQISEVERVADTVGIMHQGRVCLVAPLSELRESFSEVVIDVEDPLRTMPPLPSPAVVLSEETEGRQREWIVRNLTPEMIQAIRELPGVIDVRHRVATLEEVFIACTSGSLSAETAEVAT
- a CDS encoding ABC transporter permease codes for the protein MSTTTAASRPSRFNTWLIWKDVCQVIPLVVALLLVVGIIVAFQYWNSELRTSQFYVSIELTLLVLPGIFATGVGAVMVGQERENRTIDWLSSLPITPRQLFLSKVAVGVVGLAIMWLIAVLSVTLLVGSDANVSRWRLTNTTQITQNLTPISFPLWIIHSLFVMLAGFYTSWRVKNQFFSLVALMALATVPFLASIAISEFGTLRGRVYPGTEFFVWLGVSLLLIPVSFLAGYRRAEKVLSPAEATTLSPLKRFQAHWVAAEPPTFHSGTAAIVWQSIHSSWFLFPIILALMIGVFFDGNNAWNRGLWFSFAGHIGMPLAVCWLAVSVFKFAGTPEQLRFLADRGISPTKVYIARHAVPIAVVATGIVIYTFYATYVLSSSDEQPRPSDWPSLLQVTLSCAGIYAVSQWISQLIRTTTIAFMIAPLVAISATYSRLYHFVPDVRWQVFFSLLFALVPMLGTWAMMQRYMDRRDSPGKYLIVPLFLMLFGVISIATIYIDQWHLIGRGNEDVGAFTISQREARDGEGKSVAESTPTYVLIESEQFNDVPLEYTSEFKKKTVTQLMQADLIEPEDLLTNLEQLRDDRSLAAKIDSNAWQGFLIWATLEQVKFENASGTEAFDEFAPWIDTASLLVASLRRSHRWFDQEVADRTEIWLASLLSSEAMKPYRSEAVIQTTLDRLPSRSERNRVRRTAILASWATWPYTAEDNFKRVYRDGNELLSINGLNLGGMELIDAKLTEKYVWMSDAEAYRVEQIATAALAATRQSELGPIPRDPNRLMTWWEEVLHDATVASLVPAEIGPYSARMRRLPAMMTMVLIQGYPGEKIYPAQYIAMPWETTVESLKESKE
- the rpmB gene encoding 50S ribosomal protein L28, with the protein product MARQCETCGKGVQMGNRIETRGKAKYLGGVGTKITGCTRRKFVPNLQKVHVTMPNGTNKTMRVCVQCIRSGAVRKTVKVKPFDVSGSKK
- the gatC gene encoding Asp-tRNA(Asn)/Glu-tRNA(Gln) amidotransferase subunit GatC: MALSPDEVRRLGLLARLELSEEEVTALGPQVASILDFVEQLADLDTENVEPMTTALDVDNRWRADERVAGLTNEQALQNAPQRDDDCFLVPPVLGTASVKGDS
- a CDS encoding Na+/H+ antiporter NhaC family protein, whose product is MQYGFESILPPLIAIVLAILTRRVLLPLATGIFVGAILLSLGKPDSRWFDSFILFLTSLVDSVRDADHLKTLAFTLLLGAMVGVMEIGGGIRSLIYHLSKRIRSRSGAKVMISLSGLIIFFDDYANTLLIGGTMRSTADRYKISRAKLAYLVDSTAAPVAGLSVISTWTAIEISYIAEGLKAAGIDDSSAAFSLFLESIPYRFYPVLAIVMVFYVSISGRDFSAMRKAENDAIDSKEDVLPETSLSDPGSDLPSRLWLAAIVPIACCVAAIVSVLVFTGKREAEVAPEMSSFRAAIEIIGSGDSYLALILGGVVGLVMAVWMHRLLSNSSNFRMLEGTVRGALQMMPAMLILWLAWALGAMTQSDALDTGGYLSRILSDRLAPEWLPATVFLLSGFVAFSTGTSWGTMAILTPLAVTLSIEMDSVAGPAGVICLATSGAVLAGAILGDHCSPISDTTVLSSRASGCNHVEHVRTQMPYALIVGSVAIVAGCIPAAYGVSPWICLIVGAVLLWFILRLVGRPPCAPGF
- a CDS encoding HlyD family efflux transporter periplasmic adaptor subunit, which translates into the protein MRNHLYCLPTLSLLAALFAAPSTTLYAAETNINESTKKDSKSETPVDKKEKEAEKTELNGVFEAVRSQTVSPASEQITSWTIERIVPHGTRVREGQNIVWFETEDIDKRLSDAKVALSLSRIAFEKAEFDYEQFLETQKIERARTKRTLAQAEQDYDNFVRVDRDRQVLSAEFSLKSAQAYLENAEEELEQLTQMYEEDDLTEESEEIVLKRAKQAVESAQFRYDGAKIQTQRAIKQSIPRSEANQKTSLSLAQINYKKAMQAYDSDKKKRTIERQKQRDQFEKEKENLEKLQAERRASVLKAPIDGIVLYGELTRGQLGSKPSNLEAGAKVSQDQVVATIVDPDKLRVRVDLEQKHLHLVQKGKACQITATGFPNFKAVGKVKSVANIPYASGKFDCVITFKQSEDETDSEMPKIMPTMNCVLAFETEQ